A portion of the Luxibacter massiliensis genome contains these proteins:
- a CDS encoding helix-turn-helix transcriptional regulator, producing the protein MMDNNTIGRNLRRLRKTNRLTQEQLAKKLNITRQTLSNYETGKRLPDIYGLITVADIFGVSVDEIIGRDKKHWFRY; encoded by the coding sequence ATGATGGATAACAATACTATAGGGAGAAATTTAAGGCGGTTAAGAAAAACGAACCGCCTGACTCAAGAGCAGCTGGCTAAGAAACTAAACATAACAAGGCAGACTTTATCAAATTATGAGACAGGGAAAAGACTTCCTGATATTTATGGATTGATTACTGTGGCGGATATTTTCGGTGTATCGGTTGATGAAATTATAGGAAGAGACAAAAAACATTGGTTCAGGTATTAA
- a CDS encoding MATE family efflux transporter: protein MNQDFTEGNIRGALVRFALPMMAGDLLQQLYNVADTLIVGQVLGKEALAAVGASYTLMTFLTSILIGLCMGSGVEFSLCFGKKDMEGMKNGVFMSFVLIGGVTAGLTLLSFGGIDLILKFMQVPGDTYGLMREYLWVIFWGITASFLYNFFAAWLRSIGNSAIPLIFLGISAVMNIGLDLYFVIGLGWGVGGAALATVMSQYAAGIGICVYTLLRFPKMRLKKRHFRWRKAVLREIFQLSFLTCIQQSVMNFGILMVQGLVNSFGTVVMAAFSAAVKIDSFAYMPVQDFGNAFSTFVAQNHGAGKQERIRDGIRNAVQLTFIFCLIISLLVWIFARQLMLLFVKPWETEILSVGVSYLRIEGSFYCLIGFLFLFYGFYRAVKRPGMSVVLTVLSLGSRVLLAYTLSAVPGIGVNGIWAAVPLGWMLADAVGYIYLRRRFLACSAGR, encoded by the coding sequence ATGAACCAGGATTTTACGGAGGGGAATATAAGAGGGGCTCTGGTTCGGTTCGCCTTGCCTATGATGGCGGGGGATTTACTGCAGCAGCTATATAATGTGGCGGATACCCTGATTGTAGGGCAGGTTTTGGGCAAGGAGGCCTTGGCGGCAGTCGGGGCCTCCTATACACTTATGACATTTCTGACCTCTATTTTGATTGGTCTTTGCATGGGGAGCGGGGTAGAGTTTTCCCTTTGTTTTGGAAAAAAAGATATGGAAGGCATGAAGAATGGAGTGTTTATGTCTTTTGTGCTGATAGGCGGGGTAACGGCGGGACTTACCCTGCTTTCTTTTGGCGGAATCGACCTGATACTGAAGTTTATGCAGGTTCCAGGAGATACATATGGACTGATGAGGGAATATTTGTGGGTGATCTTCTGGGGCATAACCGCTTCATTTTTATATAACTTCTTTGCCGCGTGGCTGCGGTCAATAGGCAATTCAGCTATACCGCTTATATTTTTGGGAATATCGGCAGTTATGAATATCGGACTGGATTTGTACTTTGTGATCGGGTTAGGTTGGGGAGTCGGCGGGGCGGCCCTGGCAACTGTAATGTCCCAGTATGCAGCGGGGATCGGGATTTGTGTATATACACTGCTGCGTTTTCCAAAGATGAGATTGAAAAAAAGGCACTTCAGATGGAGAAAGGCTGTACTGCGGGAAATTTTTCAACTGTCTTTCCTCACGTGTATCCAGCAGTCTGTTATGAATTTTGGGATCCTCATGGTGCAGGGACTGGTGAATAGCTTTGGAACTGTGGTAATGGCGGCATTTTCTGCGGCGGTGAAGATTGATTCTTTTGCCTATATGCCCGTACAGGATTTTGGCAATGCATTTTCTACTTTTGTAGCTCAAAACCATGGTGCGGGCAAGCAGGAAAGGATACGGGACGGCATACGGAATGCGGTACAGCTCACGTTTATTTTCTGCCTGATAATTTCTCTGCTTGTGTGGATATTTGCCAGACAGCTCATGCTTTTATTTGTAAAGCCCTGGGAGACAGAAATTCTGTCAGTGGGAGTGTCGTATCTCAGGATTGAGGGGAGCTTTTACTGCCTGATAGGGTTCTTGTTTTTGTTCTATGGCTTTTACAGGGCCGTGAAGCGCCCTGGGATGTCAGTGGTCCTTACTGTACTCTCCCTGGGGAGCCGGGTCCTGCTGGCCTATACGCTGTCAGCAGTCCCAGGAATCGGTGTGAATGGGATATGGGCGGCAGTGCCCTTGGGGTGGATGCTGGCCGATGCAGTGGGATATATATATTTGCGCCGGAGGTTTTTGGCCTGTTCTGCGGGGAGGTGA
- a CDS encoding DedA family protein, whose protein sequence is MQEMIVQIMDQFGYLGICFLIAVENIFPPIPSEVILTFGGFMTTYTRLTVAGVVVFSTLGSSIGALVLYWAGTGLTPDRLDSVLNSRLCRILGFEKEDIEKSIQWFDRQGKKAVLFGRCIPIIRSLVSIPAGMAQIPLPVFMFYTVIGSTVWNIILVSLGAVLGASWETVLIYVGKYSAFIKAALVAAALYFVVRVVRRKFKKER, encoded by the coding sequence ATGCAGGAGATGATAGTTCAGATTATGGACCAGTTTGGCTATCTGGGGATTTGTTTTCTGATTGCTGTTGAAAATATTTTTCCTCCCATCCCCTCTGAAGTCATATTGACTTTTGGTGGATTTATGACAACTTATACAAGGCTGACAGTGGCTGGAGTCGTGGTTTTTTCCACATTGGGTTCTTCTATCGGGGCGTTAGTCTTATATTGGGCGGGGACCGGCCTGACCCCGGACCGTCTTGACAGCGTGCTTAACAGCAGGCTTTGCAGGATATTGGGGTTTGAAAAAGAGGATATTGAAAAAAGCATCCAATGGTTTGACAGGCAGGGGAAGAAGGCCGTTTTGTTTGGCAGATGTATTCCTATAATCAGGAGCCTTGTCTCCATACCGGCGGGCATGGCCCAAATCCCTCTTCCTGTATTCATGTTTTATACGGTTATAGGAAGTACTGTGTGGAATATTATCCTTGTATCACTGGGAGCCGTTTTAGGGGCGTCCTGGGAGACAGTTCTTATCTATGTAGGAAAATACTCTGCATTTATAAAGGCGGCCCTGGTTGCGGCTGCGCTGTACTTTGTAGTCCGGGTTGTCAGAAGAAAATTTAAAAAAGAGAGATAA
- a CDS encoding MerR family transcriptional regulator encodes MNTKQVEELTGISRQNIRYYERQGLLEPAREDKNAYRDYSQEDVRRLKLIKMLRLLDMPLKEIENVLNGQVPLKEAVVIQRESLLAQQKQLQAAVEVCTSIYREKTENVDVDTYLGKMENMSQNGGVFARIVDDYKQVALDEQSRQISFYTVQAVNTPGEFEEELKKYAARQGMKFQMIKPGMYPEFSLDQIPYTGARILKEEGTGRASAQIVCIRESREELKKEISKGRRQVYQGVNTVSANIRRHRVKSALNIAVSFLTAIVLILYMGNLAGAKEQLHKLPDALKVSGQVWNLCGEMKNGLFIQPQMLEKVYETSHIEALAETAELLGVIQDGGGKDEEEEKNLQFLGVNRLDCIDGFEEAAITWADGWDWEKFQEAPGVCIVNKDLADKKGIGQQEKLLFSLGRYKQALSGVTLQWEPLQPAEMEVVGVTDFAEVDPDMILPDALLPLAYVKEIFEENDKTYFASSLSFTVKDPMELNALKEEMKEAGFQSVIQGSPSSYMGVGLRIEDTVFIETALNLEKNLSLLEGFLPFILLVTAMIGYIVPHLLVQGRREEYAIMRALGAGRKKCNILLFAEHCLLFAAGSAAGAVIGILFKAVGPVQGAAIWIIFMGCYALGAAAAIWMFGKFSVAAVLSHRD; translated from the coding sequence TTGAATACAAAACAGGTAGAAGAGCTGACCGGCATATCCAGACAGAATATACGCTATTATGAACGGCAGGGGTTACTGGAACCGGCCAGAGAAGATAAAAATGCATACAGGGATTATTCGCAGGAGGACGTGCGCAGGCTGAAGCTGATTAAAATGCTGCGCCTGCTGGATATGCCTTTAAAGGAAATTGAAAATGTACTAAATGGGCAGGTTCCCTTAAAAGAGGCTGTTGTTATCCAGCGGGAGAGCCTGCTGGCCCAACAAAAGCAGCTTCAGGCTGCTGTGGAAGTATGTACGAGTATCTACAGGGAAAAAACAGAGAATGTAGATGTGGATACCTATCTTGGGAAAATGGAAAATATGTCCCAAAATGGAGGAGTATTTGCCAGAATTGTGGATGATTACAAGCAGGTGGCGCTGGATGAACAGAGCCGGCAGATTTCTTTCTATACGGTGCAGGCTGTAAACACACCGGGAGAATTTGAGGAAGAGCTTAAAAAATATGCGGCAAGGCAGGGGATGAAGTTTCAAATGATCAAGCCGGGGATGTACCCGGAATTTTCTTTGGACCAGATTCCTTATACTGGCGCCCGGATCCTCAAAGAGGAAGGGACAGGCCGGGCCTCTGCACAGATTGTCTGTATCCGGGAGAGCCGCGAGGAGCTTAAAAAAGAGATATCTAAGGGAAGGCGCCAGGTATACCAGGGGGTGAATACTGTATCGGCAAATATCAGGAGGCACCGTGTAAAAAGTGCGCTCAATATAGCCGTCAGCTTTTTGACAGCCATAGTGCTAATTTTGTACATGGGAAACCTGGCGGGGGCCAAGGAACAGCTGCATAAACTTCCAGATGCATTAAAAGTTTCCGGGCAGGTGTGGAATCTATGCGGGGAAATGAAGAATGGTTTGTTTATACAGCCACAGATGCTGGAAAAGGTATATGAGACATCCCATATTGAAGCACTGGCTGAGACAGCAGAGCTTTTGGGTGTGATTCAAGATGGGGGCGGCAAAGATGAGGAGGAGGAAAAAAATCTTCAGTTTCTTGGAGTGAACCGCCTGGACTGTATTGATGGGTTTGAGGAGGCGGCAATTACATGGGCTGATGGATGGGATTGGGAAAAGTTCCAGGAGGCGCCGGGCGTGTGTATTGTAAATAAAGATCTTGCAGATAAAAAAGGCATTGGCCAGCAGGAGAAGCTATTGTTCTCCCTGGGAAGGTATAAACAAGCATTATCGGGCGTGACCCTCCAATGGGAGCCGCTTCAGCCGGCGGAAATGGAAGTCGTGGGCGTGACAGACTTTGCAGAAGTGGACCCAGATATGATCCTCCCGGACGCCCTGCTTCCCCTTGCGTATGTAAAGGAAATCTTTGAGGAGAATGATAAAACGTATTTTGCGTCATCCCTGTCCTTCACTGTGAAGGATCCTATGGAGCTTAATGCATTAAAAGAAGAAATGAAGGAGGCAGGCTTTCAGTCTGTAATCCAAGGCTCACCTTCATCCTATATGGGCGTGGGATTGAGAATTGAGGATACGGTATTTATTGAAACAGCATTGAACCTGGAAAAGAATCTTTCTTTATTAGAAGGATTCCTGCCATTTATACTCTTGGTAACAGCTATGATAGGCTACATTGTCCCCCATCTGCTTGTCCAGGGACGCCGTGAAGAGTATGCGATTATGAGGGCCCTGGGTGCGGGCCGGAAGAAGTGCAATATTCTGCTCTTTGCGGAACACTGTCTGCTCTTTGCGGCGGGAAGTGCGGCAGGCGCTGTTATTGGGATATTATTCAAGGCAGTGGGGCCTGTTCAGGGAGCGGCCATTTGGATAATATTTATGGGCTGTTATGCTCTTGGAGCGGCGGCAGCCATATGGATGTTTGGGAAATTCAGTGTTGCGGCTGTGTTATCACACAGGGATTGA
- a CDS encoding ABC transporter permease: protein MTVYYSIKQILRSPLKSLLFFLLTGVSAFLLGLGASLWHISQESIRQFEDIFTTIGTVEQIKKNPQIYEYWDAEKKAYEYYKGGSYGEWIDVDVLNFDGAQYVLPPRQRPYFGAYIEELYEGVGNARMNLIVEATPLETAAADHSIPMRVEKVMGGALNEGDIIYICDHTNPEPEIFEAGKTYIMHLNMGTFIHGTGADDAVTSEYWPAGYAVGSTQYTLEGESVPDADGLEPEDWFDEVTEGFYETDRGQRWLLASQIQEYYNRMAVVQPTDGTLLLMPFYRGETVITKGRDITQEEYKEGAAVCLIPDTMAMRLGKNVGDKLRLPLYFANYRDPQGSHMGNHSLLNAEGELFSVFDDQEYEIVGIYTVEELMEDSYKIGDNEVVIPWNAVPKDSWKDNIAAFGPMQGANTSFQIPNGSIQEYLELWEKQGIEDLRITFYDKGYTQLEEGIENRKLMSWIFLASGCVMSAMILLFFSNLFITGQAERIAVERLLGRSKKQCARSILSGMVILAGAAVIIGSGASFGATQAVAEKADITESFDKEFSNALIDTAEKEEVDLEGPSVILVFVSGGGLFMAAILIFSACMGGSLKKEPLQLLGKLEE, encoded by the coding sequence ATGACAGTTTATTATAGTATAAAGCAGATATTGCGCAGTCCATTAAAAAGCCTTCTGTTCTTTCTTCTGACTGGAGTATCAGCATTTCTGCTGGGGTTGGGGGCCAGCCTTTGGCATATAAGCCAGGAATCTATCCGGCAATTTGAAGATATATTTACAACCATAGGGACAGTGGAGCAGATAAAAAAGAATCCGCAGATCTATGAATACTGGGATGCTGAAAAGAAAGCTTATGAGTATTACAAAGGTGGGTCTTACGGGGAATGGATTGACGTGGATGTATTGAATTTCGACGGCGCACAGTATGTGCTGCCTCCAAGGCAGAGGCCCTATTTTGGTGCATATATTGAGGAACTGTACGAGGGTGTGGGGAATGCCAGGATGAATCTGATAGTGGAGGCGACGCCCCTTGAAACGGCGGCTGCGGACCATTCCATCCCAATGCGGGTAGAAAAGGTGATGGGAGGGGCCTTAAATGAAGGCGACATTATTTATATATGTGATCATACGAACCCAGAGCCGGAGATATTTGAGGCTGGAAAGACCTATATTATGCATCTGAATATGGGAACGTTTATCCACGGCACAGGGGCAGACGATGCGGTGACTTCTGAGTACTGGCCGGCCGGGTATGCCGTAGGGTCTACACAGTATACACTGGAGGGGGAATCTGTGCCAGACGCTGACGGATTAGAACCCGAGGACTGGTTTGATGAGGTGACAGAGGGGTTTTATGAGACGGACAGGGGGCAAAGATGGCTTCTTGCATCCCAAATACAAGAGTATTATAACCGTATGGCTGTTGTACAGCCTACAGACGGGACATTACTTCTGATGCCCTTTTACCGGGGGGAGACAGTAATTACGAAAGGAAGGGATATTACTCAGGAGGAATATAAAGAAGGGGCGGCGGTCTGCCTGATACCAGATACTATGGCGATGAGGCTGGGAAAGAATGTGGGGGATAAACTGAGGCTGCCCCTTTATTTTGCAAACTACCGGGATCCCCAGGGGAGCCATATGGGGAATCATTCTTTGCTTAACGCAGAGGGGGAACTGTTCTCTGTATTTGACGACCAGGAATATGAGATTGTAGGTATTTACACGGTGGAGGAGTTGATGGAAGATTCTTATAAGATAGGGGACAATGAAGTGGTGATACCCTGGAACGCAGTCCCAAAGGATTCGTGGAAGGATAACATAGCGGCCTTCGGCCCTATGCAGGGGGCCAATACGTCCTTCCAGATTCCAAACGGGTCTATACAGGAATATCTGGAACTCTGGGAGAAACAAGGGATTGAAGATTTAAGAATCACTTTTTATGACAAAGGTTATACTCAGCTAGAGGAAGGGATCGAAAACAGGAAACTCATGTCCTGGATATTTCTGGCCAGCGGATGTGTTATGTCGGCAATGATACTGCTGTTTTTCTCAAACTTGTTTATTACTGGCCAGGCTGAGAGGATTGCAGTGGAGAGGCTGTTGGGGAGGAGCAAAAAACAGTGTGCCAGATCCATTCTGTCAGGCATGGTTATACTGGCAGGGGCAGCAGTCATCATAGGAAGCGGGGCCAGTTTTGGGGCAACCCAGGCAGTTGCAGAGAAGGCGGATATTACAGAATCATTTGACAAAGAATTTAGTAATGCTTTAATAGATACTGCAGAAAAAGAGGAGGTGGATTTAGAGGGGCCCAGTGTAATTCTGGTATTTGTATCTGGAGGCGGGCTGTTTATGGCCGCCATCCTTATATTTTCCGCCTGTATGGGAGGAAGCCTGAAAAAGGAACCCCTGCAGCTTTTGGGGAAACTAGAAGAGTAA
- a CDS encoding xylulokinase, with protein METKEIIAEGKTSLGIEFGSTRIKAVLVDGAGKVLASGSHDWENQYVDDIWTYSLDAVWTGLQDCYRDLAKDVKNTYGVVLDTIGAIGFSGMMHGYLPFDKDDELLAEFRTWRNNITGPASEKLTEVFKYNIPQRWSIAHLYQAILNQEDHVKDVAFFTTLAGYVHWKLTGRKVLGIGEASGMFPIDVEKKDFNQNMIAQFDELVADRGYSWKLGSLLPKVLTAGEDAGVLSEEGAKLLDVTGTLKAGIPVCPPESDGGTGMVATNSVAKRTANVSAGTSVFAMVVLEKELSRVYPEIDLVTTPAGDLVAMVHSNNCTSDLNAWVNLFKEFSEAMGMETDMNKLFGTLYNKALEGDPDCGGLLSYCYFSGEHITGFEKGCPMFVRTPESKFTLANFMRSHLFTCLGALRMGMEILYDDGVELDQILGHGGLFKTEGVGQRVMAAATKVPVSVMETAGEGGAWGIALLASYMKDKEEGEPLDAYLANKIFAGEKSVTLNPDERDMDGFEKFMGRYKAGLPIERAAVDIMG; from the coding sequence ATGGAAACAAAAGAAATCATTGCAGAAGGAAAGACCTCGCTGGGGATTGAGTTTGGTTCTACAAGAATCAAGGCAGTGCTTGTTGACGGGGCAGGTAAAGTGTTGGCGTCCGGCAGCCATGACTGGGAAAACCAGTATGTGGACGATATCTGGACATACAGCCTGGATGCAGTCTGGACAGGCCTTCAGGACTGTTACCGTGATTTGGCGAAGGACGTAAAGAATACATATGGGGTTGTACTTGATACAATTGGCGCCATTGGGTTCAGCGGTATGATGCATGGGTATCTTCCCTTTGACAAGGACGACGAGCTGCTGGCTGAGTTCCGTACATGGAGGAACAATATTACAGGGCCTGCATCGGAGAAGCTTACGGAGGTGTTTAAGTATAATATCCCCCAGCGCTGGAGCATTGCACATTTGTACCAGGCGATCCTGAATCAGGAGGATCATGTGAAGGATGTAGCTTTCTTTACGACTCTTGCAGGATATGTACACTGGAAGCTGACAGGGAGAAAGGTGCTTGGGATTGGGGAGGCCTCTGGCATGTTCCCCATTGACGTGGAGAAGAAAGACTTTAACCAGAATATGATTGCACAGTTTGATGAGCTGGTGGCGGACCGAGGTTACTCTTGGAAACTGGGCAGCTTACTTCCGAAGGTGCTGACAGCAGGGGAGGATGCAGGCGTCCTCAGCGAAGAAGGCGCTAAGCTGCTTGATGTGACAGGCACGCTGAAAGCGGGAATCCCTGTCTGCCCCCCGGAAAGTGACGGCGGCACGGGTATGGTGGCCACTAACAGTGTGGCGAAACGTACGGCCAATGTATCGGCGGGCACGTCTGTTTTTGCCATGGTTGTGTTGGAAAAGGAACTGTCCAGAGTCTATCCAGAGATAGATCTTGTCACTACACCTGCCGGGGATCTTGTGGCAATGGTACACTCAAACAACTGCACTTCTGATTTGAATGCATGGGTGAACTTATTTAAAGAATTTTCAGAGGCCATGGGTATGGAGACGGATATGAATAAGTTGTTCGGCACCCTGTATAATAAGGCTCTGGAGGGAGACCCGGACTGCGGCGGACTTTTGTCATACTGCTATTTTTCAGGCGAGCATATTACTGGATTTGAAAAAGGCTGCCCTATGTTTGTGCGGACACCGGAAAGTAAGTTTACTCTGGCGAATTTTATGCGTTCCCACTTGTTCACCTGTTTAGGTGCGCTGAGGATGGGGATGGAGATCCTTTACGATGATGGGGTCGAACTGGATCAGATCCTGGGACACGGGGGACTTTTTAAGACGGAAGGCGTAGGGCAGAGAGTGATGGCCGCCGCAACGAAGGTACCAGTGTCCGTCATGGAGACGGCGGGAGAAGGGGGTGCCTGGGGAATCGCCCTTCTGGCTTCTTATATGAAGGATAAGGAAGAAGGGGAGCCATTGGATGCCTACCTCGCAAATAAAATATTCGCAGGAGAAAAATCTGTTACACTGAATCCAGATGAGAGAGACATGGACGGATTTGAGAAGTTTATGGGCAGGTATAAAGCAGGACTTCCTATTGAGAGAGCGGCTGTGGATATCATGGGATAA
- a CDS encoding recombinase family protein, with protein MQHETYGYIRVSTKDQNEARQLDALAKMKIPLSNIYIDKQSGKDFERPAWQELVHRLGEGNLLVVKSIDRLGRNYDDILEQWRIITKEIHADVLVLDMPLLDTRMKENNLTGTFIADLVLQILSYVAQTERENIRQRQAEGIAAARSRGIRFGRPVKEIPGFEVIYLLWKEGSITATEAAVRCGLSRQGFYKRVGRYADGRDGDEGIGRPPCNPYGPRLQENTGR; from the coding sequence ATGCAGCATGAAACATACGGCTATATCAGAGTTTCCACAAAAGACCAAAATGAAGCACGCCAATTGGACGCATTGGCAAAAATGAAAATACCTTTATCAAATATCTATATTGATAAACAGAGCGGCAAGGATTTTGAACGGCCGGCATGGCAGGAGCTTGTGCACAGGCTGGGAGAGGGAAATCTTTTGGTCGTGAAATCTATAGACCGGCTGGGACGGAATTATGATGATATTCTGGAACAATGGAGAATTATAACAAAAGAAATACATGCAGATGTGCTTGTCCTGGACATGCCTTTATTGGATACAAGGATGAAAGAAAATAATTTGACAGGTACTTTTATTGCAGATTTGGTTCTTCAGATTCTTTCCTACGTGGCACAGACCGAGAGAGAAAATATCAGGCAAAGGCAGGCAGAGGGTATTGCGGCTGCAAGGTCAAGGGGTATAAGGTTTGGGAGGCCTGTAAAAGAAATTCCAGGCTTTGAGGTAATATATTTGTTGTGGAAAGAAGGGAGTATCACAGCTACAGAAGCCGCCGTACGCTGTGGACTGTCCAGGCAGGGATTTTATAAGCGGGTTGGAAGGTATGCAGACGGCAGGGACGGTGACGAGGGGATAGGGCGGCCGCCCTGCAATCCGTATGGTCCGCGTCTCCAAGAGAATACTGGCAGATAG
- a CDS encoding ABC transporter ATP-binding protein, which produces MERIKVEEVSYSYQNKYQTIEAVKKVSCVFEEGCLYAITGESGSGKSTFLSLLAGLDCPCTGTITVDGEDLAKIDRDKYRQEKAAVVYQAFHLFPLLTAWENVMYPLELRGVRRREAREKARECIQAAGLGEKILNQYPKMMSGGEQQRVAIARAMAAGGKILLADEPTGNLDTENEERIVELLLDLARLQNYVVILVTHNPEIARRADVRMTMKDGEMTAIEKQ; this is translated from the coding sequence ATGGAACGAATTAAAGTAGAGGAAGTCAGCTATTCTTATCAGAATAAATATCAGACAATTGAGGCGGTGAAGAAGGTATCTTGTGTGTTTGAGGAAGGGTGCCTGTACGCGATTACAGGAGAGTCAGGGAGCGGGAAAAGTACATTTTTGTCTCTTCTGGCAGGACTGGACTGCCCATGCACAGGTACTATAACCGTGGATGGAGAGGATCTGGCAAAGATAGACAGGGATAAGTACAGGCAGGAGAAAGCCGCCGTGGTGTACCAGGCGTTTCATTTGTTCCCATTGCTGACAGCATGGGAAAATGTGATGTATCCCCTGGAGCTGCGGGGCGTACGCCGCAGGGAAGCCAGGGAAAAGGCAAGGGAGTGTATCCAGGCAGCTGGACTGGGGGAGAAGATACTTAACCAGTACCCGAAGATGATGAGCGGAGGTGAACAGCAGCGGGTGGCAATAGCCAGGGCCATGGCGGCAGGCGGTAAAATACTGTTGGCAGACGAGCCCACGGGGAATCTGGATACAGAAAATGAAGAAAGGATTGTAGAACTTTTGCTTGACCTGGCCCGCCTGCAGAATTATGTGGTGATTCTGGTGACACATAATCCTGAGATTGCCCGGAGGGCAGATGTGCGCATGACCATGAAGGACGGGGAAATGACGGCAATTGAAAAGCAGTGA